In Desulfomicrobium apsheronum, the following proteins share a genomic window:
- a CDS encoding 4Fe-4S dicluster domain-containing protein: MKINRRSFLASGLAVATGATLGPTKARAQEGRAEEVELATLLDLSKCIACGACVEACRETNGHKFPQPKKPFPKMYPAKVKAADWSDRQDVDDRLTPYNWLYIQTATGEYNGRPFELNIPRRCLHCQNPPCANLCPWGSASKDSRGIVSINDEICLGGSKCKDVCPWHIPERQTGVGLYLKLAPSFAGNGVMYKCDRCRDRVALGETPACIEACPEGVQTIGPRDEILAQARELARRTGGFIYGDTENGGTNTFYVSPVPFDVLDQAIETGPGKPHLASVGNPFEKEELLARAVYAAPVVGLMAGVLHLVRGATSEDDNE, from the coding sequence ATGAAAATCAACCGCAGATCCTTCCTCGCCTCCGGCCTGGCCGTTGCCACGGGGGCCACCCTGGGCCCGACGAAGGCGCGCGCCCAAGAGGGCCGGGCCGAAGAGGTCGAACTGGCCACGCTGCTGGACCTGTCCAAATGCATCGCCTGCGGCGCGTGCGTGGAAGCCTGCCGCGAGACCAACGGCCACAAGTTCCCCCAGCCGAAAAAACCCTTCCCCAAGATGTATCCGGCCAAGGTCAAGGCCGCGGACTGGTCGGACCGGCAGGATGTGGACGACCGCCTGACTCCCTACAACTGGCTCTACATCCAGACGGCCACGGGTGAATACAACGGCCGGCCCTTTGAGCTCAACATCCCAAGGCGCTGTCTGCACTGCCAGAATCCACCTTGCGCCAACCTGTGCCCGTGGGGTTCCGCTTCCAAGGACAGCCGGGGCATCGTCAGCATCAACGACGAAATTTGCCTTGGCGGCTCCAAGTGCAAGGATGTCTGCCCCTGGCACATCCCCGAGCGCCAGACCGGTGTGGGCCTTTACCTCAAGCTCGCTCCGAGCTTCGCGGGCAACGGCGTCATGTACAAATGCGACCGCTGCCGGGACCGGGTGGCCCTGGGTGAAACCCCGGCCTGCATCGAAGCCTGCCCCGAAGGGGTGCAGACCATCGGCCCGCGCGACGAAATCCTGGCCCAGGCCCGCGAACTGGCCCGGCGCACCGGAGGCTTCATCTACGGCGACACGGAAAACGGCGGAACCAATACCTTTTACGTCTCCCCCGTACCCTTCGACGTTCTGGATCAGGCCATTGAAACGGGCCCGGGCAAACCGCATCTGGCTTCGGTCGGCAACCCGTTCGAAAAAGAGGAACTGCTGGCACGCGCCGTCTATGCGGCGCCCGTCGTCGGACTCATGGCCGGCGTGCTGCATCTGGTACGCGGCGCCACCTCGGAGGACGACAATGAATAA
- a CDS encoding universal stress protein encodes MLPEYKRILYATDLSESARMALRHAISLANCHGAAMTILHVVPDLVELMSGDAGFDIESHFSRAEWETINATATTRAKKKARERVREMTAECATDNPRCPVSGAELKIQTRDPAERLLAEIQTGNYDLVVMGAHGRGAFMDMLLGSVANKVVRLSSVPVLTVRLPVESAAG; translated from the coding sequence ATGCTGCCCGAATACAAACGCATTCTCTACGCAACGGACCTCTCCGAAAGCGCGCGCATGGCCCTGCGGCACGCCATTTCCCTGGCCAACTGCCATGGAGCGGCCATGACAATCCTGCACGTCGTTCCGGATCTGGTCGAGCTCATGAGCGGGGACGCGGGTTTTGACATCGAAAGCCATTTCAGCCGCGCCGAGTGGGAAACGATCAATGCCACGGCCACAACCAGGGCCAAGAAAAAAGCGCGCGAAAGGGTGCGCGAGATGACCGCCGAATGCGCCACGGACAATCCCCGCTGCCCGGTGTCCGGGGCCGAACTCAAGATCCAGACCAGAGATCCGGCCGAGCGCCTCCTGGCCGAAATACAGACCGGAAACTACGATCTGGTGGTCATGGGAGCGCATGGCCGAGGAGCATTCATGGACATGCTGCTTGGATCCGTGGCAAACAAGGTCGTAAGACTCAGTTCGGTGCCGGTGCTGACGGTGAGGCTCCCCGTGGAGAGCGCGGCAGGGTGA
- a CDS encoding iron-sulfur cluster assembly scaffold protein has product MPSFDDIVNELQDKIFDEARQAYGQAGFERWRNKPYHGRPAKAEYEGASTGTCGDTIRIFLHIENDRVLDAGFGTDGCGSSLISGSMAAELAVNKTCEEVASIPGDTVLEALGGPNCMPEEDRHCTRLAANALHEALGDYYFKTLGTRES; this is encoded by the coding sequence ATGCCCAGTTTTGACGACATCGTGAATGAACTTCAGGACAAGATTTTTGATGAAGCACGTCAGGCCTACGGTCAGGCCGGGTTTGAACGCTGGCGCAACAAGCCGTATCACGGCCGACCGGCCAAGGCCGAGTACGAAGGCGCATCCACCGGCACGTGTGGCGATACCATCCGCATCTTTCTGCACATCGAAAACGACCGGGTCCTTGACGCGGGATTCGGCACCGACGGCTGCGGTTCCAGCCTGATCAGCGGATCCATGGCTGCGGAACTGGCAGTGAACAAGACCTGCGAAGAGGTGGCTTCCATCCCGGGCGATACCGTGCTGGAAGCTTTGGGCGGACCAAACTGCATGCCCGAAGAAGACCGCCATTGCACCCGACTGGCCGCCAACGCGCTGCACGAGGCGCTGGGAGATTACTACTTTAAGACTCTGGGGACGCGAGAAAGTTGA
- a CDS encoding sigma-54 interaction domain-containing protein yields MDEDLNQYWKTVVNTIQDGIMIVTPDGKIVSVNEGLVSMTGYSRDELIGASCTILGCSSCELARGIPECHWCVMFKKGELRKQQCALMRKDGSRVPVVKNASVLKDRDGEIIGAVETMTDISDLVDKEQQLETFRREISREDSFHGIVGRAANMQQVFDFIDGVAQIDSPVIIHGESGTGKELVAKAIHEAGPRRDKPFIKVNCAALNESLLESELFGHVKGAYTGAHKDRMGRFESAGDGDIFLDEIGDLPASTQVKLLRVLEEKVIERVGDHKPIPVQARILTATNRDLPDLIARNLFRQDLYYRINVIPIRIPPLRERREDIPLLASSFFLRMQLKSGKKVQGISREAMDLLLRHPWPGNVRELRSAFEYAFVACKTDMIEPRDLPTELMSEAVVCVPADVAARSLDEIKKERLVQALREANGNQSEAARILGISRTSVWSQMKRYNVGA; encoded by the coding sequence ATGGACGAGGATCTGAATCAATATTGGAAGACCGTGGTCAACACCATTCAAGACGGGATCATGATCGTCACGCCGGACGGCAAGATCGTATCCGTCAACGAGGGGCTGGTGAGCATGACGGGGTATTCCCGCGATGAGCTTATCGGGGCTTCGTGCACGATCCTCGGCTGCTCGTCCTGCGAGCTGGCACGCGGGATTCCGGAGTGTCACTGGTGCGTGATGTTCAAGAAGGGCGAGCTGCGCAAGCAGCAGTGCGCCCTGATGCGCAAGGACGGTTCGCGCGTGCCCGTGGTCAAGAATGCCTCTGTGCTCAAAGACAGGGACGGCGAGATCATCGGGGCGGTGGAGACCATGACGGACATCTCCGACCTTGTGGACAAGGAGCAGCAGCTTGAGACCTTCCGGCGCGAGATCTCACGCGAAGACTCCTTTCACGGCATCGTGGGCCGGGCCGCGAACATGCAGCAGGTCTTCGACTTCATCGACGGCGTGGCGCAGATCGATTCCCCGGTCATCATCCACGGCGAGAGCGGCACCGGCAAGGAGCTGGTGGCCAAGGCCATCCATGAAGCCGGTCCGCGTCGGGACAAGCCGTTCATCAAGGTCAATTGCGCGGCGCTCAACGAGTCGCTCCTTGAAAGCGAGCTGTTCGGGCATGTCAAAGGGGCCTACACCGGGGCGCACAAGGACCGCATGGGGCGTTTCGAGAGCGCGGGTGACGGCGACATCTTTCTGGACGAGATCGGCGACCTGCCCGCCAGCACTCAGGTCAAACTTCTGCGCGTGCTTGAGGAGAAGGTCATCGAACGCGTGGGCGACCACAAGCCCATCCCGGTCCAGGCCCGGATTCTGACCGCCACCAACCGTGACCTGCCGGACCTGATCGCCAGGAACCTGTTTCGTCAGGACCTGTACTATCGCATCAACGTCATCCCCATCCGCATCCCCCCGCTGCGCGAACGCCGCGAGGACATTCCGCTGCTGGCCTCCTCGTTTTTTCTGCGCATGCAGCTCAAGTCCGGCAAGAAGGTGCAGGGCATTTCGCGTGAAGCCATGGATCTGCTCCTGCGCCACCCATGGCCGGGCAACGTGCGCGAGCTCAGGAGCGCCTTCGAATACGCCTTCGTGGCCTGCAAGACGGACATGATCGAACCCCGTGACCTGCCGACGGAGCTCATGAGCGAAGCGGTCGTGTGTGTCCCTGCCGATGTTGCGGCCAGAAGCCTGGACGAGATCAAGAAGGAGCGTCTGGTGCAGGCCCTGCGCGAGGCAAACGGAAACCAGTCCGAGGCGGCGCGGATTCTGGGAATCTCCCGCACCAGCGTGTGGAGCCAGATGAAACGCTACAATGTAGGGGCTTGA
- a CDS encoding FAD-dependent oxidoreductase — MIAKRIVVIGGTAAGPKAAARASRLDQNAEVILLQKAPELSMASCGYPYYVSGMFKDREKLLCTPSGVVRDPAFFAGAKGITAMVETEAVSIDRESKVVSWINAAGNNGLLAYDKLILCTGSVPKMPPIQGRDLKGVTTLHSMADADAMRTWAEHSSGKKAVVIGGGLIGMEACEALCHAGVDVTVVEALPQILGFLDTELALLVENHARAKGAKIITGVGLSALEGENGQIGAARLADGRVLPCDLVVMAIGVAPNTALAKAAGLEIGAFGGIAVNDFMATSDPSIYAAGDCVEITNRLTGKKMLAPYGDLANLEGRVAGENAVLGDSVRFPGTIGSGICKVFDFTAASTGLSERRAREAGFDVVTAINASPDKPGFMGAKPLVSKMVADRATGRILGFACVGPGDVNRQASEMAVAVAAGWTVDEMAMADLPYAPPYSQAIDHAIATAHILQNKMRGLMTGISSVEAKALFDAGGPLYVLDVRGQDEFKENQLGRGETLIPLGQLRGRVSELPQDKNATILSFCKVSMRGYEAQRILESAGYTDVRVMEGGLMAWPYTTEQ, encoded by the coding sequence ATGATTGCCAAGCGCATTGTCGTGATCGGAGGAACCGCCGCCGGGCCAAAGGCAGCGGCCAGGGCCAGCCGCCTGGATCAGAACGCGGAGGTCATCCTCCTGCAGAAGGCCCCGGAGCTGTCCATGGCATCCTGCGGATACCCCTACTATGTGTCGGGAATGTTCAAGGATCGCGAGAAGCTGCTGTGTACCCCGTCCGGCGTGGTGCGCGATCCGGCCTTCTTTGCCGGTGCCAAGGGCATCACCGCCATGGTCGAGACCGAGGCCGTGAGCATCGATCGTGAGAGCAAGGTCGTAAGCTGGATCAATGCCGCCGGAAACAATGGCCTCCTGGCCTACGACAAGCTCATCCTGTGCACCGGCTCCGTGCCCAAGATGCCCCCCATCCAGGGACGCGACCTCAAGGGCGTGACGACCCTGCACTCCATGGCCGACGCCGACGCCATGCGCACCTGGGCCGAGCATTCCAGCGGCAAAAAGGCCGTGGTCATCGGCGGCGGACTCATCGGCATGGAAGCTTGCGAGGCCCTCTGCCATGCAGGCGTTGACGTGACCGTGGTCGAGGCCCTGCCGCAAATTCTCGGCTTTTTGGACACGGAGTTGGCACTACTGGTGGAGAATCATGCCCGCGCCAAGGGTGCAAAGATCATCACCGGCGTCGGCCTGTCGGCCCTTGAAGGCGAAAATGGACAGATCGGCGCCGCACGGCTGGCAGATGGACGGGTGCTGCCCTGCGATCTGGTGGTCATGGCCATCGGCGTGGCCCCCAACACTGCCCTGGCCAAGGCTGCGGGCCTTGAAATCGGTGCATTCGGCGGCATCGCCGTCAACGACTTCATGGCCACCTCGGACCCAAGCATCTACGCTGCCGGAGACTGCGTCGAGATCACCAACCGTCTCACCGGCAAGAAGATGCTGGCGCCCTACGGCGACCTGGCCAATCTCGAAGGCCGCGTGGCCGGAGAGAACGCGGTGCTCGGCGACTCGGTGCGCTTTCCCGGGACCATCGGCAGCGGTATCTGCAAGGTCTTCGACTTCACCGCCGCGTCCACAGGCCTCTCCGAGCGCCGTGCCAGGGAGGCGGGCTTCGACGTGGTCACGGCCATCAACGCCAGCCCCGACAAGCCCGGCTTCATGGGCGCAAAACCCCTGGTCTCCAAGATGGTGGCGGACCGCGCCACGGGCCGCATCCTCGGATTTGCCTGCGTGGGCCCCGGCGACGTGAACCGTCAGGCCTCCGAAATGGCCGTGGCCGTGGCCGCAGGCTGGACCGTGGACGAGATGGCCATGGCCGACCTGCCCTACGCGCCGCCCTATTCCCAGGCCATCGACCATGCCATCGCCACCGCGCACATCCTGCAGAACAAGATGCGCGGACTGATGACCGGCATCTCCAGCGTCGAGGCCAAGGCCCTGTTCGATGCGGGCGGTCCGCTCTACGTCCTGGACGTGCGCGGCCAAGATGAATTCAAGGAAAATCAGCTCGGCCGGGGTGAAACGCTCATCCCGCTCGGCCAGTTGCGCGGACGCGTAAGCGAGCTGCCCCAGGACAAAAACGCGACCATCCTCTCTTTCTGCAAGGTCTCCATGCGCGGCTACGAAGCCCAGCGCATTCTCGAAAGCGCGGGATATACCGACGTACGAGTCATGGAAGGCGGCCTCATGGCCTGGCCCTACACTACGGAACAATAG
- a CDS encoding iron-sulfur cluster assembly scaffold protein, which yields MKNGDLLRQRKNPDHSCMRNTPRALNFFASLHLTIFERPANFEFFYSQLEARFGLFPAGTHGITQQTDETMPSFDDIVNELQDKIFDETRQAYGQAGFERWRNKPYRGRPAKAEYMGASTGTCGDTIRIFLHIENDRVLDAGFGTDGCGSSLISGSMAAELAVNKTCEEVAAIMFLLRRPPLHPTGRQRAARGAGRLLL from the coding sequence TTGAAAAACGGCGATCTGCTGCGTCAGCGAAAAAATCCAGACCACTCATGTATGCGCAATACACCGCGCGCCCTGAATTTTTTCGCTTCCTTGCATCTCACCATTTTTGAACGACCTGCGAATTTTGAATTTTTCTACAGCCAGCTAGAAGCCCGCTTTGGTCTGTTCCCAGCGGGAACACATGGAATCACTCAGCAAACGGACGAAACAATGCCAAGTTTTGACGACATCGTGAATGAACTTCAGGATAAAATTTTTGATGAAACGCGTCAGGCCTACGGTCAAGCCGGGTTTGAACGCTGGCGCAACAAGCCGTATCGCGGCCGACCGGCCAAGGCCGAGTACATGGGCGCATCTACCGGCACATGCGGCGATACCATCCGCATCTTTCTGCACATCGAAAACGACCGGGTCCTTGACGCGGGATTCGGCACCGACGGCTGCGGTTCCAGCCTGATCAGCGGATCCATGGCTGCGGAACTGGCAGTGAACAAGACCTGCGAAGAGGTGGCTGCCATCATGTTTTTGTTAAGAAGACCGCCATTGCACCCGACTGGCCGCCAACGCGCTGCACGAGGCGCTGGGAGATTACTACTTTAA
- a CDS encoding DUF169 domain-containing protein → MAMEFILDGTATFMEHLGLNEEPFGVYYSDTKPDNAYGPKPGTPISRELEDLRKLDMQEVMKTFSCVMGNIWLARKKKGAAFISAEEYGCPGGVYYCSMMKPHLRFIEHYVSTGFAGTPLHGERYMPGPDAMRAFMEKVNPRKAPGKFCIFKPLSQFTDGDEPEFVIFFARPEVLTGLFIQAVFTTGDMDCVASPFGAGCTNIIGWPLYYQTQGQEKAVLGGMDPSARKFMKTDELTFTVPLSLYKKMLVALPESMFTHETDWTGVRKKVERSAKAWGEVE, encoded by the coding sequence ATGGCAATGGAATTCATACTCGATGGCACCGCAACCTTCATGGAGCATCTCGGACTGAACGAGGAGCCCTTCGGCGTCTACTATTCGGACACGAAGCCGGACAACGCATACGGCCCGAAGCCGGGCACGCCCATCTCGCGTGAACTGGAGGATCTAAGAAAGCTGGACATGCAGGAGGTCATGAAGACCTTTTCCTGTGTCATGGGCAATATCTGGCTGGCTCGCAAAAAGAAGGGGGCGGCGTTCATTTCCGCCGAGGAATACGGATGTCCGGGCGGCGTGTACTACTGTTCGATGATGAAGCCGCATCTGCGCTTCATCGAACATTACGTATCCACGGGCTTTGCGGGTACGCCCCTGCACGGCGAGCGGTACATGCCCGGTCCCGACGCCATGCGGGCCTTCATGGAGAAGGTGAATCCGCGCAAGGCTCCGGGCAAATTCTGTATTTTCAAGCCCCTGTCGCAGTTTACGGACGGCGACGAGCCCGAGTTCGTCATCTTTTTCGCTCGGCCGGAAGTGCTGACAGGCCTTTTCATACAGGCGGTGTTCACCACGGGCGACATGGACTGCGTAGCATCGCCCTTTGGCGCAGGCTGCACCAACATAATCGGCTGGCCGCTGTACTACCAGACGCAGGGGCAGGAAAAGGCCGTGCTCGGCGGGATGGATCCCTCTGCGAGAAAATTCATGAAAACCGACGAACTGACGTTCACGGTCCCCTTGAGTCTGTACAAAAAAATGCTGGTCGCCCTGCCGGAATCCATGTTCACGCACGAAACGGACTGGACGGGCGTGCGCAAGAAGGTTGAGCGCAGCGCCAAAGCGTGGGGAGAAGTGGAATAG
- a CDS encoding amino acid permease, which translates to MSETSQSTTLSSKFGTFGGVFTPSLLTILGVIMFLRFAAVVGYAGLWNALAILAAAKAISLVTGMSISSVATNMRVQGGGAYYLISRSLGVEFGGVIAVFFYIAQAVAVTLYVVGFTEAFCSAFPDAGLPFRTVATITNLVVFASVYIGAGWTIRLQYVILTVLLFAIASFFAGALETSSFQTLQSNLGPNWQAGYTFFPVFALFFPAVTGIMAGVNMSGDLKAPSQSIPRGTFLSIAVSGGIYVGIAILLAASTPRQELVGTGFVMQERALWPMLVYAGVICATLSSALGSMMGAPRILQAFARDNIFRRLRWFGQGSGPSSEPRRAIVLTFFIAQAGILAGDLDTVAPVITMFFLLTYGTMNLACFFEGFVKNPSFRPTFRYNHWSVSLMGAVGCLGVMFLISPLWATISIALAGILYYVIARAEIQVKWGDVDSGFAFHRARKALLKLESERYHPKNWRPSILVLAGAGKTRLHLCEYACWMTAGRGVVSVGQVIHGDLDEFLERRTEAEAVMRKFLQKEEFPAFPVVVVEETFYVAVKALLQCHGLGGMRPNTVMLGWSSEPENAGVFAATLDIAKRMKRSLVVVASGQEERTEAVEGFVNIWWSDKDSGALMLLLAYLLKTNDIWKEQPLRIIRPVPPKADVENMKKEMQDLLAHARISSEIVITATENPLETIRETMEPSAVLFAGFEPPDGDMAREINTQLQPVIDLPGDVVLVYNAGDVSLGA; encoded by the coding sequence ATGAGCGAAACCTCTCAATCTACCACCTTATCGAGTAAATTCGGTACGTTCGGCGGTGTTTTCACTCCAAGCCTCTTGACCATCCTGGGCGTCATCATGTTCCTGCGTTTCGCAGCCGTGGTGGGTTATGCTGGCCTCTGGAATGCCTTGGCGATCCTGGCGGCAGCCAAGGCCATCTCCCTCGTTACCGGCATGTCCATCAGCTCTGTGGCAACCAACATGCGCGTGCAAGGCGGGGGGGCGTATTATCTTATCAGCCGCAGCCTTGGTGTTGAATTCGGTGGCGTCATCGCGGTCTTCTTCTATATAGCGCAGGCCGTGGCAGTTACCCTTTACGTAGTGGGTTTCACAGAAGCCTTTTGCTCCGCTTTTCCTGATGCGGGCCTGCCTTTCCGCACCGTGGCCACGATCACGAACCTCGTGGTCTTCGCCAGCGTCTACATCGGTGCAGGTTGGACCATCCGGTTGCAGTACGTGATTCTGACGGTACTCCTGTTCGCCATTGCATCTTTTTTTGCTGGAGCCTTGGAAACATCCTCCTTTCAGACCCTCCAATCGAATCTGGGGCCGAACTGGCAGGCAGGATATACATTTTTTCCCGTTTTTGCCCTCTTCTTCCCCGCTGTGACGGGCATCATGGCCGGGGTGAACATGTCCGGGGACCTGAAGGCCCCCAGTCAGTCCATTCCACGCGGAACGTTCCTGAGCATCGCGGTATCGGGCGGCATCTACGTCGGTATCGCCATCCTGCTAGCGGCCAGCACGCCGCGTCAGGAATTGGTGGGTACAGGGTTCGTGATGCAGGAGCGCGCCCTGTGGCCGATGTTGGTATACGCGGGCGTTATCTGCGCCACCCTGTCCTCGGCTTTGGGCAGCATGATGGGTGCCCCGCGTATCCTTCAAGCTTTTGCCCGAGACAACATCTTTCGCCGCCTGCGCTGGTTCGGCCAGGGAAGCGGACCATCGAGCGAACCGCGTCGGGCGATTGTCCTGACTTTTTTTATCGCCCAAGCCGGCATCCTCGCCGGGGATCTCGATACCGTGGCCCCGGTAATCACCATGTTTTTCCTGCTCACCTACGGGACCATGAATCTGGCCTGTTTTTTTGAAGGGTTCGTCAAGAATCCGAGTTTCAGGCCCACTTTTCGTTATAACCATTGGTCCGTATCCCTTATGGGTGCAGTGGGTTGCCTCGGGGTGATGTTTCTCATCTCCCCTTTATGGGCAACAATTTCCATCGCTCTGGCGGGAATCCTTTACTACGTGATCGCCCGCGCCGAAATCCAGGTCAAATGGGGAGACGTGGACAGCGGTTTCGCATTTCATCGGGCCCGCAAGGCGCTCCTTAAGCTGGAAAGCGAGCGCTATCACCCCAAGAACTGGAGACCGTCGATTCTTGTCTTGGCCGGTGCCGGAAAGACTCGACTGCACCTGTGTGAGTACGCCTGTTGGATGACCGCCGGCCGCGGAGTGGTGTCCGTCGGCCAGGTCATCCACGGAGATCTGGATGAATTTCTCGAACGCAGAACCGAGGCTGAGGCCGTGATGCGAAAGTTTCTACAGAAAGAAGAATTTCCCGCCTTCCCCGTTGTCGTTGTGGAAGAAACTTTCTACGTGGCGGTCAAGGCTCTCTTGCAATGTCACGGACTGGGCGGCATGCGCCCCAACACGGTCATGCTCGGCTGGAGTTCCGAACCGGAAAACGCAGGCGTATTCGCAGCAACCCTGGACATTGCCAAACGCATGAAGCGCAGCCTGGTAGTCGTGGCCAGCGGCCAGGAAGAACGCACCGAAGCCGTCGAGGGATTCGTGAACATCTGGTGGAGTGACAAAGATAGCGGTGCGCTCATGCTCCTGCTGGCCTACCTCCTGAAAACCAACGACATCTGGAAAGAACAGCCCCTTCGCATCATACGCCCGGTTCCCCCAAAAGCCGACGTGGAGAACATGAAAAAGGAAATGCAGGACTTGCTTGCCCATGCCCGGATTTCCTCCGAAATCGTGATCACGGCCACAGAGAACCCTCTTGAAACCATTCGCGAAACCATGGAGCCCTCAGCCGTCCTATTCGCCGGTTTCGAACCTCCGGACGGTGACATGGCCAGGGAGATTAACACGCAACTCCAGCCAGTGATCGATCTGCCCGGAGATGTTGTTCTGGTCTATAACGCAGGGGATGTTTCACTCGGCGCGTAA
- a CDS encoding pyridoxamine 5'-phosphate oxidase family protein, translating into MRRKDREITDQSFMHDVLREADVVSLAFNTGEFPYVLQFNFVLYGDSIFIHCAPEGRKLDLIEHDSRVGFYAAVDIRVEKTTTRYRSVCGTGLATLVEDDTLKIEVLKALAAKYNAPCTFPVPERTLAVTWVVRVSIESITGKHSRSSEEKG; encoded by the coding sequence ATGAGAAGAAAGGATCGCGAGATCACCGACCAGTCCTTCATGCACGACGTGCTGCGGGAAGCGGACGTCGTCTCCCTGGCGTTCAACACGGGCGAATTTCCCTATGTTCTGCAGTTCAACTTCGTCCTGTACGGGGACAGCATCTTCATCCACTGCGCCCCCGAGGGCCGCAAGCTGGACCTGATCGAACACGATTCCAGGGTGGGCTTCTACGCGGCAGTGGACATCCGCGTGGAAAAGACCACGACGCGCTACCGCAGCGTCTGCGGCACCGGCCTGGCCACCCTTGTGGAGGATGACACCCTCAAGATCGAAGTCCTCAAGGCCCTGGCCGCCAAGTACAACGCGCCCTGCACCTTCCCGGTCCCCGAGCGCACCCTCGCCGTCACCTGGGTCGTACGCGTCAGCATTGAGTCCATTACCGGGAAGCATTCCCGGTCGTCGGAAGAAAAGGGGTAA
- a CDS encoding arsenic resistance protein: MWKILQTISKNLVLAIPTVMILGFVSGLLGDAAWLKNLIVPFTFLMVYPMMVTLKINQVFSGGDLKAQIITQLVNFAIVPFLAFGVAWVFFRDQPYMMLGIVLAGLVPTSGMTISWTGFAGGNVAAAVKMTVIGLTLGSLATPFYVRSLLGASIEMDVSAVFSQIALIVFLPMALGYATQRLLIRVYGQKTFAERLGPRFPALSTLGVLGIVFIALALKARTIMGAPAMLLQILAPLAIIYGVNFALSTVLGRIILPRGDAIAMVYGTVMRNLSIALAVAINAFGSQGSDAALVVAMAYIIQVQSAAWYVKLTDRLFGPAQPKGIFTPQTASRS, from the coding sequence ATGTGGAAGATATTGCAGACGATATCCAAGAATCTGGTCCTGGCCATCCCCACGGTCATGATCCTGGGCTTTGTGAGTGGGCTCCTGGGTGATGCGGCATGGCTCAAGAATCTCATCGTGCCTTTCACCTTTCTGATGGTCTACCCGATGATGGTCACGCTGAAAATCAACCAGGTCTTTTCCGGCGGCGATCTGAAGGCCCAGATCATCACCCAGCTTGTCAATTTCGCCATTGTGCCCTTTCTGGCTTTTGGCGTTGCCTGGGTCTTCTTTCGTGACCAGCCTTACATGATGCTCGGCATCGTGCTCGCCGGTCTGGTGCCCACCAGCGGCATGACCATCTCCTGGACCGGTTTTGCGGGGGGCAATGTCGCCGCCGCTGTAAAGATGACGGTCATCGGGCTCACGCTCGGTTCCCTGGCCACGCCGTTTTACGTGCGCTCCCTGCTCGGTGCCAGTATCGAGATGGATGTCAGCGCCGTCTTTTCCCAGATCGCGCTCATCGTCTTCCTGCCCATGGCTCTTGGCTACGCCACGCAGCGCCTGCTGATCCGCGTTTATGGCCAGAAAACATTCGCCGAACGTCTGGGACCGCGCTTTCCCGCCCTGTCCACCCTCGGCGTGCTCGGCATCGTGTTCATCGCCCTGGCGCTCAAGGCCAGGACCATCATGGGCGCGCCCGCCATGCTGCTGCAGATCCTCGCGCCCCTGGCGATCATCTATGGAGTGAATTTCGCCCTGAGCACCGTCCTGGGACGAATCATCCTGCCACGAGGCGACGCCATCGCCATGGTTTACGGCACCGTCATGCGCAACCTTTCCATCGCGTTGGCAGTGGCCATCAACGCCTTTGGCTCCCAGGGTTCCGACGCGGCCCTGGTCGTGGCCATGGCCTATATCATCCAGGTCCAGAGCGCCGCCTGGTACGTGAAGCTGACCGATCGCCTCTTCGGACCGGCACAGCCAAAGGGTATTTTTACTCCCCAAACCGCAAGCAGGAGCTGA